The region GCCTGCCCTGCCCGCGCCTGCGCTGAGTGCTCGTCCTCGGAACCTGCCGAGCGCGAGCGCCTGGTCCTGGACGCGGGGGAGTCCCACAGCGACGGCGGCTCGCCCTAGCTCGCCAAGGAGCAGCGCCGGCGCCGCTGGCGCGCTGATCTCGTGCGCTAGTCCGACGGCCCGGCCGGCCCGGAATCCTAGGGCAAGCCTGCTGGCAGCAGGTCTGGGAGAGGGTTGCACCCACAGTTGGCTGCACAGTTGTCTGCACGGGCGGACCCAAGGTTGCACCGGAGGTACTGCCGGAGGTGTGAACCCCCCTTTCGGGATCTTGATCGTTTTGCCTGGTCAGACCCTCTGGGCAAGCCTCTTTCGTACGCCGACACCTCTTTCTCCGCGATAGCCGGAGGAAGAGGCTCGTTGTTCTGACGGCCCGGCGCGGCCTGTCCGCTCTATCGTCCCTCCCTCGCTTCGCCCTCCTCTCCTCAGCCTCCCGCCCCTGCCTCCTCCGGCCTCGCAGTCGGCCGACCTCGCCCCTATCGACCGCGTGCGCGGCGCGACCTGGTGCCGTCTGGTCGTCCACGGGCGCGCCTCGCTGCTGTCGCGCTCGGCGCGGCAAAACGGGCACATCGGCGGCGCGCTCCTGCCACACTGGTTGCAGCCTCGCCGCCCCCGTCGGCGAGGCTCTCGCTTGTCCGCTGTCCGCCCTCGTGCTGCGCCGTCCGCAGGACGCGAAACGGCCCCGCCGGTGGCAGGGCCGTTTCGTCGGGCCGAATCAGTGCGCGTCGCGGTCGATGCGGCGGCGCTGAGGGAGCGGCGGCTCGCTGCCAGTGCGCAGCGCCAGCTTGAGCGCGGCGCGGTCCCGCTTGTGCGCCGCCCGCTGAAGCCACGTTCGGCTGCCGTCCTTCAGGAAGGGGGTCAGCCAGGGCCGCTCCTCGTACTGGAGGCGCGCGGGGCAGTCGTGGAAAGTACGGGCCATCTCGGGGGCTCCTGTCCGCTGTTGACTTGCTGAGGTGCGTGTTTCTCGGGCGCCGCCCGGCTGCCACTGCCTGGAGACTGGGATAACTATATCCACTACACATCACGATGTCAACAGGGTGGGCGCGCCGACATTGCGGCAAGGGAAGGTGGCCCGAGGGGTGGCTGCCGGGACTGGTGGGACTTCCGGGAACAGTTGAGATCAAGGGTGTGTTCGCTTGGCTTTGTGATGCGTATGGAATATAGTTGTCTTGTTGGTCGGCGGTGGCAGTCGGCCAACACCGAAGACACACCACGTCGCTGGGAGATCCCGATGTTCAACACGATGAAGCGCACCGCTCGTCAGACCTCCACCCGCACCCTGACCGACCTGATCCGCGCGATGGACGGCAAGCGGGCCGTGACCATCACCTACATCGACAGCGACGGCGAAGAGTCGGTGCGCACCATCGAGATCCACGACATCCGCACCACCAGCAAGGGCCGCATCATCGTCCGGGCCATGTGCCGGATGCGCGGCGAGATGCGCACCTTGCACCCCGAGCAGATCGTCTCCGACACGATCCACCGGATGCGCTTCGTGCTGGACGCCCCGACCGGCGAGACCCGCTTCACCCACGCTGCGCAGACTGAGGCCGAGCTGATTTCTCTGGAGATGGACCGCGATTACCCGGACCTGAAGCCGCTGGTGCTGGCCGCGTAGACCGCGTGGGCCCCCCACGGGCGGGCCCACCGCCCCGGCCCACCCCTTCAGCACTGCGCGGCGGCGCGGAGCGCACCTCCCGCGCCGCCGCTCCCCGAACTCCCGGAGTCGCGCATGTCCGTCCACGCCCCGGCACCACACAGCTCGCCCCCGCCCGCACCGCTCCCGCGACACCTGCCACGTTCCACCCCAGGCGCCCTACCGTCTTGCCCTACGGGCTGGGCGCCGACAGTACGGCCATCCTGCTGATGTTCCTGGCCGATTCGGCCGCGCACGGCCTGGAGCCGGACCTGTCGGACCTGATCGCCGTTCACGCCATCACCGTTGATGAGTTCGTCGACTCACTCGACTACGTCAACCGCCTCGTCCTGCCGCTGCTGCGCACGCGCTCGGTGCGCCTGGTTCAGGTCTGCCGGGGCGGCAAGAGCGACATCGACGGCGTCCTGGTCCTCGACGACTCCCGCACGCCGCGCCGCATCCACGCCGCCGGCCCCTGGCGCCTGTCCGACGAGCTGCGCGCGGCCGGCACCGTGCCGCAGCTCGCGAACGGCCAGCGCCGCTGCTCCATCCGCTTCAAGGGCTGGGACCTCGACAACTGGGCCGCCGCCGAGTTCGGCGCGCGTACCTTCCGCCGCGTCATCGGCTACCACGCCGACGAACTCGGCCGCGCCGAGAAAGGCACGGCCATTCAGCACCGCCTCAACACCGAGGCCGGGCGCATCGTCTGCGAGCCGCGCTACCGGCCCGGATGGACCGGGCCGCCGTGGAGGTGTACGTGCTCGCCTCCACGGGTGAGCCCGTTAAAAAGTCGTACTGCACCATTATGTGTCGATCAAACCGAAGGGTCCGCGTGCGATTCTCCCGACACACGCACTTGATCGTGCAGGAGGGCAGCCTGATACCACATTTCGTCACTTTGGTACTCGGGAACCCCCTTTTGAAACAGATGCGCCCACTCGGCGGCCTTCGCATGTACTGCTCTCATGCCATCCCCGGGGATGAGATACCTGAGGCCTGGGTCATTACGGGAAAATGCCCTGAGAATGATGGAAAGCGGGCTGTCGTTCGGCGGGTAACCGTATCTTTTGCAAGCCTGAGGCCTCAACGGACCTTCGCCGCGCACAATGCCCACAACGGTCCGCCACTCGGGGCTATCGCGGTTAAAATCCTCTTTCGTGTAACTCACGGGAACGTGGTCACAGTGAATCTCTCCCACTACGCGCCCCCTGTTGGTGGGAACGTCCAAGGGGTATTCTAGGTCGCTGGTTAGCGAATCAGGGTTATCCCAGGTGAACAGACTTTTGTCGCGCCGAAGGATCTTTCGACCGTTACGTATGAAATCGATTCCGTAATCGCTTGAGTGCAAATAGCGCTGGACGCCGATCCAACCCTTCACTCGCCGCTTATGCGCCGTTAGGTTGTATGAGGCACACCAAGAGCAAACGGTAGAGTTAGGCGAGTTTGAGTGGTGGCAGTCAAGGCAGAACGCCGCATCACGAAGCGTTGTGTCGATTTTCACCATGGCGCTGACGTTCCCTCCGCGCCTGGGTACTGAGCGAGTCTCTGCCCAGATGCAAGGTAGGCGAGGAGATGCCTGGCGACCGTTTACTTCGATCACCAGTGTGCCGGATCTAAGGGGATAGCTATACAGGTCTCCCAGCCTTTCGCGCAGCATGCGGCCCTTGGATTCGCGCCAAGGCTCCCGAAGACCCGTGATGGTAATTTCGGTGCCGTGGTCGTCAGACTCAAGTTTTTCTTGAGTCATGACCGGCATAGTCCACTCGCCGCTTCGAGCCATCTCCGGCAGGTCGATTGTGAGTACAGTCCAAGCCGAGCTGTCCCTCCGGGCGCTGCGGACAGTGATGCGGCTCCCCAGTCGGGCGACGGCTACGTTGAATCCCAAGCCTAGTGCCCCCCGACTTGTGTTTCCCACCCAAGCGAGGGACACGGCGCGCGTTAGGGCCTCGCGGTTCATGCCCGGTCCGTTGTCTCGGATAACCACTG is a window of Streptomyces agglomeratus DNA encoding:
- a CDS encoding WYL domain-containing protein — encoded protein: MFNTMKRTARQTSTRTLTDLIRAMDGKRAVTITYIDSDGEESVRTIEIHDIRTTSKGRIIVRAMCRMRGEMRTLHPEQIVSDTIHRMRFVLDAPTGETRFTHAAQTEAELISLEMDRDYPDLKPLVLAA
- a CDS encoding helix-turn-helix domain-containing protein — protein: MERPAEKSAAPGPSLQDVARQLELSRQQAKISYGQLSSMTGYSKSTLHRALTGKRCPREVAEAVAHACGAKLEEPTKKWLARQGKPAPSQGEIDPNSINTRGDLQAAMRELLAASGLSLRQLELRAGVGVLPRTTVNEVVRGNRIPREELLLTFVRTLGRGHELSMWAAARQRVLRDRSIGWTQVHEPMLLTPSPRVLSVLGDIEMSEVNCFAELVDNTIGACTEVGAAISTPKISIIFDGGATQRRQESVVIRDNGPGMNREALTRAVSLAWVGNTSRGALGLGFNVAVARLGSRITVRSARRDSSAWTVLTIDLPEMARSGEWTMPVMTQEKLESDDHGTEITITGLREPWRESKGRMLRERLGDLYSYPLRSGTLVIEVNGRQASPRLPCIWAETRSVPRRGGNVSAMVKIDTTLRDAAFCLDCHHSNSPNSTVCSWCASYNLTAHKRRVKGWIGVQRYLHSSDYGIDFIRNGRKILRRDKSLFTWDNPDSLTSDLEYPLDVPTNRGRVVGEIHCDHVPVSYTKEDFNRDSPEWRTVVGIVRGEGPLRPQACKRYGYPPNDSPLSIILRAFSRNDPGLRYLIPGDGMRAVHAKAAEWAHLFQKGVPEYQSDEMWYQAALLHDQVRVSGESHADPSV